From a region of the Bradyrhizobium sp. KBS0727 genome:
- a CDS encoding HlyD family secretion protein: MAATRDQAARVVRTEPETAEGEVSRDATAQLADQLRTHVTEETRRRPAETPAGPATENPAAPPAKITDKPAVGAKPGKRKFIMMGVFGLLALAAVGYGVYFLLVGRFYVSTDDAYVRANNTTLGARVAGHVAAILPADNSIVHTGDVIFKIDDGDYRIAVDAARTRIATQQATIDRIGRQVTALVSAVEQASAQLASSEAALKRAGLDYDRQQALTTKGFASRATFEQSEAGRDQGVAAVKAAQAAYDAARDNVEVTRAQQAEAQAQFAELQTSLAKAERDLAFTSVRAPVDGTFSNRLVNTGDYIQAGQRLANVVPLNDVFIDANYKETQLKRIRPGQPVTIKVDAYGLRKFAGIVDSISPAAGSVFTLLPPDNATGNFTKIVQRLPVRIRVPKDVAKQNLLRAGMSVYTTVDTREGAADADSDADLDSTTAIHPQ, from the coding sequence ATGGCCGCAACGAGAGACCAGGCAGCCCGCGTTGTTCGCACCGAGCCGGAAACGGCAGAGGGCGAAGTTTCGCGAGACGCCACCGCCCAGCTGGCGGATCAGTTGCGGACCCACGTGACGGAAGAAACCAGGCGCCGCCCCGCGGAGACGCCGGCCGGTCCGGCCACCGAGAATCCGGCCGCGCCGCCGGCCAAGATCACTGACAAGCCTGCCGTCGGCGCCAAGCCGGGCAAGCGCAAATTCATCATGATGGGCGTGTTCGGATTGCTGGCGCTCGCGGCCGTCGGCTACGGCGTCTATTTCCTGCTCGTCGGCCGCTTCTATGTCTCGACCGACGACGCCTATGTCCGCGCCAACAACACCACGCTCGGCGCGCGGGTGGCGGGCCATGTCGCCGCGATTCTGCCTGCCGACAATTCGATCGTTCATACCGGCGACGTCATCTTCAAGATCGACGACGGCGATTACAGGATCGCGGTGGATGCCGCGCGCACCAGGATTGCGACCCAGCAGGCCACCATCGACCGGATCGGCCGCCAGGTGACCGCGCTGGTCAGCGCGGTCGAGCAGGCCAGCGCCCAGCTTGCTTCCTCGGAAGCGGCGCTGAAGCGCGCGGGTCTCGACTATGATCGTCAGCAGGCGTTGACCACCAAGGGATTTGCCTCGCGCGCGACCTTCGAGCAATCCGAGGCCGGCCGCGACCAGGGCGTGGCGGCCGTGAAGGCGGCGCAGGCGGCCTATGACGCGGCGCGCGACAATGTCGAAGTCACCAGGGCGCAGCAGGCGGAAGCCCAGGCCCAGTTTGCCGAATTGCAGACGTCGCTTGCGAAGGCCGAGCGCGATCTCGCCTTTACCTCGGTGCGCGCTCCGGTCGATGGCACCTTCTCCAACCGGCTCGTCAACACCGGCGATTACATCCAGGCCGGCCAGCGGCTCGCCAACGTGGTGCCGCTCAACGACGTCTTCATCGACGCCAACTACAAGGAAACCCAGCTCAAGCGCATCCGCCCCGGCCAGCCGGTGACGATCAAGGTCGATGCCTATGGCCTGCGCAAGTTCGCGGGTATCGTCGACAGCATTTCGCCGGCCGCGGGTTCGGTGTTCACGCTGCTGCCGCCCGACAACGCCACCGGCAATTTCACCAAGATCGTGCAGCGGCTGCCGGTCCGCATCCGCGTGCCGAAGGACGTGGCGAAGCAGAACCTGTTGCGCGCGGGGATGTCGGTCTACACGACCGTCGATACCCGCGAAGGCGCCGCCGATGCGGACAGCGACGCCGACCTCGATTCGACGACGGCGATTCATCCGCAGTAA
- a CDS encoding TetR/AcrR family transcriptional regulator produces the protein MVAATPNTIHLAAEEDSSKRRQILDGARKVFMDLGFDGASMNEIARSAAVSKGTLYVYFADKNRLFEAIVEEEALERGQLSFNFDPGRDVVTTLRAFGQTFIQSQCRPGGGSSIRTVMAIAERMPEVGRRFYENVLEKTNNRLADYLRTHVGPNDLAIDDCHLAASQFTMMCQASLFLPFIFQAAPAPSAERIAEVVESATKMFLAMYRAKPA, from the coding sequence ATGGTTGCAGCCACTCCAAACACGATTCATCTCGCCGCCGAAGAAGATTCTTCGAAGCGCCGGCAGATTCTGGACGGCGCCCGCAAGGTTTTCATGGATCTCGGCTTTGACGGCGCCAGCATGAACGAAATCGCGCGCTCGGCCGCCGTCTCCAAGGGCACGCTGTATGTCTATTTCGCCGACAAGAACCGGTTGTTCGAGGCGATCGTCGAGGAAGAGGCGCTCGAACGCGGCCAGCTCTCGTTCAATTTCGATCCCGGGCGCGATGTCGTCACCACGCTTCGCGCGTTCGGGCAGACCTTTATCCAATCGCAATGCCGGCCCGGCGGTGGCTCTTCAATCCGAACCGTGATGGCGATTGCCGAGCGGATGCCAGAGGTCGGCCGGCGGTTCTACGAGAACGTGCTGGAGAAGACCAACAACCGCCTTGCCGATTACCTCAGGACGCATGTCGGACCGAACGATCTCGCGATCGACGACTGCCACCTCGCAGCATCGCAATTCACGATGATGTGCCAGGCTTCGCTGTTTCTGCCGTTCATTTTTCAGGCCGCCCCCGCCCCTTCGGCGGAACGCATCGCCGAAGTGGTCGAGAGCGCGACCAAGATGTTCCTGGCAATGTATCGGGCGAAGCCAGCGTAA